The genomic segment CGAGGGCTAGTTGCCTCAACTCCGTGAGGGTCAAGCCCCTACCATCCTCATGGTAGAAGTATGTGTCTGCCCATCGTAGGGTATTGTAGGCCTCACAAGCCGCCTCCAATTGGGCCTTTAACGCCCTCAGCGTTCGTCGATCGGTGTATGCTCTAAACCTAAACCCCACGATGGGCATCAGAAAAATGGGAACATCAAATATTTAAAGTTATTCCCCCTCATCCCCGCCATAAATGGCGAGGCTTTCCCCATGCGTATAATTATAAAAATTTTTTCCATCCCTACTTCTTAATGCTCCTCATGTACTCTGTCCTGATCCAGTGAATCACGTCGGGTATATTTATCTTCATGGGGCACACCTCCCTACAGGTACCCGCGTGGGTGCATAGAACGGCATGCCTCCCAGCCTTTTCCACGCCATTAATGACGGCGCTCCACATAACCCCCATGGGGCCGGAGTATGGTTTATCCCCCCAAGCCCCATCCATTGCCCTATACACTGGGCAATGGAAGTGACACCTCCCGCACCTAATGCAGAGAAGCGTCTCCCATAGAACTGGGTGACTCGCGGCCCTCCTTCTCCCATTATCGAGCAGGACCAAGTGAAACTCCCGGGGTCCCTCCGCTGGACTAACCCTTACCTGCTCCACGTCCCCCGTCGAGGATGGCCCCGCCACCAGGTTAACATAAGTGGGGGGATAAAGGCCAGCATAGGCTGCCTGGACAAGCACCTCCATCATTGCGTGGTGAAGCGTCGGCACTATCTTATCGATCCCGGTCACCGAGACGTGAATGGGGGGCGCCACGGTCGTGAACCTGATATTGCCCTCATTCTCCACAAGCAGGACGGCGCCCGTGTCGGCTGCCACTGCATTAGCTCCAGTTATGCCCACTCCAGCCTTAACGAATTTCTCCCTCAGGAATTCCCGGGCAACCCTGGCTATATCCACTGGATCCGGCTTAACATCAATGCCGAGCCTCTCCCTCAATACTTGAGCCGCCCTCTCCCTCGTCATGTGAAGCGCTGGAGCTATTATGTGGCTCGGTGCCTCCCCAGCCAATTGAATCAGGAACTCCCCTAAATCCGT from the Thermocladium sp. ECH_B genome contains:
- a CDS encoding (Fe-S)-binding protein — encoded protein: MSWDAAISRAVEHNVPRTMNILEKYPYIKDLAEELRRAKEAVIRDMDKYVDETMAAVRALGGKAYLAGNAEEARRIVGNIVGSGKIVVMGKSMVAAEAGIREHLAGMGNEVWETDLGEFLIQLAGEAPSHIIAPALHMTRERAAQVLRERLGIDVKPDPVDIARVAREFLREKFVKAGVGITGANAVAADTGAVLLVENEGNIRFTTVAPPIHVSVTGIDKIVPTLHHAMMEVLVQAAYAGLYPPTYVNLVAGPSSTGDVEQVRVSPAEGPREFHLVLLDNGRRRAASHPVLWETLLCIRCGRCHFHCPVYRAMDGAWGDKPYSGPMGVMWSAVINGVEKAGRHAVLCTHAGTCREVCPMKINIPDVIHWIRTEYMRSIKK